GTTTTTTGATCAAATTTCATCATTTGTAAGAGTTTTAAAAGATGGCAAAATAGCCAATTTAAACAAGTTAAAAACAGATGATGAAGTTGTTTTAAGCTCGGTTACAACAACTAAAAAAGCAAAAATTTTATAATCCTGACAAAAAACAATAATAAAAATAAGAAAGAAATAAAGTAGTTGGGCGAGAGATACTCACCCGATTAAGAGGAAGTAGAATTATTTATTACAGTGTTTGCAACTTTTTACGGTTACTAGCACATTTAGTTTTTCAACGAAATTTCCGAGCTTTTTCTCTAAATTTTCCTTATATTCGTCAAGCAATGCATCATTGTAGCTCATATCGCTTACTTCGCCACACCCTTCACATACAACGTGGATATGAGGATGCTCAAAGATATCATATTTAGCCTTTTGATTTGGCATATTAACCTCTACGACTAGCCCCTCA
This Campylobacter sp. RM16192 DNA region includes the following protein-coding sequences:
- a CDS encoding Fur family transcriptional regulator, giving the protein MNYINLLKERGLKATPQRISVLKILDRHMHPTIDELYEEILAENPSVSLATVYKNLNTLKDEGLVVEVNMPNQKAKYDIFEHPHIHVVCEGCGEVSDMSYNDALLDEYKENLEKKLGNFVEKLNVLVTVKSCKHCNK